GCCTCTTTATCATGTGGATTAATTGGTGCATAACAATTTTCTTTAATGTTATCAGGATAGTTAGTAATTATGAGTTTTATAGGATCAATAATACATATTGCCCTGGGGGCAATAGGGTCAAGATCTTCTCTTAAAGATTGTTCTAGAAGAGAATAATCTATTATAGACTCTGATTTAGATACTGATATTTTATTACAAAATAGCTTGATAGAGTTAGGAGTATATCCTCTGCGTTTCAAACCTAGCAAGGTTGGCATTCTAGGGTCATCCCAGCCTTCAACAAATCCTTCTTTTACAAGCTGTAATAGTTTTCTTTTACTAGTTACAACATGACTGAGTTTGAGTTTCGCAAATTCATATTGTTTTGGTAAAGGTTCTCTTAGTTTTCCTAGCTCTTTTAACTTGCTTAAGAACCAATCATATAGTGGTCTTATATCTTCAAATTCTAGTGTGCAAATACTATGAGTAATTCCTTCTAGAGCATCTTCTATAGGATGTGCCCAATTGTACATTGGATATATACACCATTTATTAGAAGTTCTATGATGAGGGACATGTTTAATTCTATACATTACAGGATCTCTCATATTTATATTTGGAGATGCCATGTCTATTTTAGCTCTTAGAACAAGTTGTCCGTCTTTATACCTACCATTTTTCATATTTTCGAATAATTCTAGAGATTCTTTGTAAGGTCTATTTCTCCATGGTGAATTAATGCCAGTTTCGGTTAATGAGCCTCTTGTGTTTTTTATTTGTTCAGAGGTTTGTTCATCTACATATGCATTTTCAGATATAATTAGTGCTCTAGCAAAATCATACATATAATCGAAATAATCACTAGCAAAGTATAGATTACGTTTGTCATTTTCTATAAAACTAAACCCAAGCCATTCTACGGCATTAATGATAGAGTCTACATATTCTTGTTCTTCTTTGGTTGGGTTAGTATCATCAAACCTTAAGTGGCATGATCCATTATATTGTTCAGCCAACCCAAAGTTTAAGCATATGCTTTTAGCATGTCCAATATGTAAATAACCATTTGGTTCTGGTGGGAATCTAGTTCTAATTTTAGCTGGGTCAATTTTGTTTGCTGATTCTTGGAATATAGCATCTCCTGGTGTTCCTGACCATATTCTATTTTCTAGATAATGGTTTTTTATATCATCATCTATAATGCGGCATAAAAAATTTTGAATTGGTTTTATTTTAGATGGGTCCATAAATATTTTTGATTTTTTAAGTTACTTAATAGTTAGAATAATAAACAAAATTAGTAAGATATATAATAATAGACTACGATTATTGTTTTGGTAGGTTCTACTTATTATTTATAGTTAGATTATTGATGTTTCTCATCAAATTGTATGTTTTTCTGTTTATTATTGATGATGTCTGTTGATCCAATATGGTTTAATGTTATTGATGTTGCTATTCTTCCCCTTGGTGTTCTTTGTATATAACCATGTTGAATAAGATAAGGTTCAATAACATCTTCAATTGTATCTTTCTCTTCTCCTATTGATGCAGCTAAGCTATCTATTCCTACTGGTCCTCCGTCAAACCTATACACTATAGCTTCTAGTAATTTTCTATCCATCAAATCAAGACCATGAGGGTCTACTTCTAGCATCGTTAGAGCATGATTTGCTATTTCTGCATTTATGTTTCCTTCAGCTTTTACTTCAGCATAGTCTCTTACTCTTCGCAATAATCTATTTGCTATTCTAGGTGTTCCTCTTGATCTATTTGCTATTTCATTAGCCCCATCATTTGTAATGCTTGTGTTAAGTAACTTTGCACTACGCATAATAATTTGAGTTAATTCTTTGGGGTTATAAAATTCAAGACGAGAAACAATACCAAATCGATCCCTTAAAGGATTTGTTAGCATTCCTGCTCTAGTAGTTGCTCCTATTAAAGTAAATGGTTGTAGATCAAGTTTTACGCTTTTCGCAGATGGGCCTTCTCCTATTAGAATATCAATCTGGAAATCTTCTAGAGCAGGGTATAAGATCTCTTCCACAACAGATGATAGTCTATGGATTTCATCTATAAATAGCACATCATTTTTTTCCATATTGGTAAGTATAGCTGCTAGATCACCAGGTTTTTCTAGTATTGGTCCTGATGTTTGGCGTAAGTTAGCCTTCATTTCATGAGAAATAATATGAGCCATTGTTGTCTTTCCTAATCCTGGAGGACCAAACAATAACACATGATCTAGAGCTTCATTTCTTTGAGTAGCAGCTTTTATAAAAATATTTAATTGTTCACACGTGTTTTTTTGTCCAATATATTCAGAGAGACTTTTTGGACGCAAGGCTTTTTCAACTTTTTCTTCTACAGTATATTTGGCCGGTTCCAAAATATTTCTAGTGGCATTTGATTTTAGATGGTCAGATTTTATGGCCATATATTTTATTTCTTCCAAGATATGATTAAATTATTATTCTAATCCATAATTTATGGAATTAAAAAGAATGTTTGGTAAATTTAATATATTGTGTATTGATATGTTTTAGCTTTTGTTTAATAGTCTAAGAGCATATTTTATAGTTTCTGGCAGAGTCAGTTGATCTGGTAATAAATTAATTATAGACATAATCTCTTTTGATGAATACCCCAAAGAAGTCATTGCTTCTATTATGTCTGTTTTCTTACCTGATTCACAAAAATTATCTTCAATATGTGAGGATTTTATTTTATCTCTCATTTCTAATATTAGTCTTTCTGCTGTTTTCTGTCCTATTCCTGGTATTTTAGTTAAGATTGACGTGTCTTGTAATGTAATTGCTGATATTATTTCTTTAACAGTCATGTTAGATAAGATTGACAAAGCTGTTCTTATTCCAATGCCATTTGTTTTCATAAGGGATTTAAATATAACTCTATCTTGTTGGTTATCAAATCCAAATAATATATGTGCATCTTCTCTTATTACCAAATAAGTAAATAATGTAACTTTTTCTCCAATCTTGGGTAATTTTGTTAATAGACTTGTTGGTATTTCTATTTCATAACCGACTCCATGCACATCTACACAAATGCTGTTCGACCATGTTTCTAACAATAAGCCAGAGATTCTTTCTATCATATGCAATACAACCTAATATCATAATTAGCCATGTTATATAATTAACCGTCCATTTTTAACTTTTTTTCTGCCATCTAATGAGTTTTCTATTTTTAAAATTTTATTTTGTAACGAGCTAACATGAGCATGACAAATAGCGCACGCAAGTGCATCTGCAGAATCTGATGCGGGCATGCCATTTAATGATAGCAAATGTTGCACCATTGTTTGCATCTGTCTTTTTGCGGCTCTTCCAGTGCCAACTACCGCTTTTTTTATTTGTAGTGCTGTATATTCATAAGTTGGTATGCTTTCACTAGCAACTGAACAAAAAGCTGCTCCTCTAGCTTGGCCAAGCAATAAGGTAGTAGCTGGATTTGTATTCATAAATATTATTTCGATAGATGCTACATCTGGCTTTGTTTCCTCTATAACCTGTTTTAAATTATCAAAAATAACTTTTAGTCTTTCGGACATAGGCATAACAGGTGGTACCAATATGGTGCCACTTGTTATGTATGATATATTAGTGCCATGTTTATCTATGACTCCAAATCCAGTTTTTCTTAACCCTGGATCTATTCCTAATATTCTCATGCTCATTTATATAGTTTGGTTTTAATGTTTGAAATGTCTAGTCCCTGTCATTGCCATAACTATATTATGTTCATTCGCTGCTTCAATTACCTCATTATCTCTTAAGCTGCCACCAGGCTGAATTATACAACTGCTTCCAGATTGGACAATTACATCTAAACCATCTCTAAAAGGGAAAAATGCATCTGATGCAGCTACAGAATTT
The sequence above is drawn from the Candidatus Kinetoplastibacterium crithidii (ex Angomonas deanei ATCC 30255) genome and encodes:
- a CDS encoding glutamine--tRNA ligase/YqeY domain fusion protein, with the translated sequence MDPSKIKPIQNFLCRIIDDDIKNHYLENRIWSGTPGDAIFQESANKIDPAKIRTRFPPEPNGYLHIGHAKSICLNFGLAEQYNGSCHLRFDDTNPTKEEQEYVDSIINAVEWLGFSFIENDKRNLYFASDYFDYMYDFARALIISENAYVDEQTSEQIKNTRGSLTETGINSPWRNRPYKESLELFENMKNGRYKDGQLVLRAKIDMASPNINMRDPVMYRIKHVPHHRTSNKWCIYPMYNWAHPIEDALEGITHSICTLEFEDIRPLYDWFLSKLKELGKLREPLPKQYEFAKLKLSHVVTSKRKLLQLVKEGFVEGWDDPRMPTLLGLKRRGYTPNSIKLFCNKISVSKSESIIDYSLLEQSLREDLDPIAPRAICIIDPIKLIITNYPDNIKENCYAPINPHDKEAGTRELIFEKEIWIERDDFQEIPYEKYYRLFPGNIVRLKYAYIIKCTGFLKNEKGEVIEVYAEYIHDTKSGSPGSNKIKVKNTITWLSTSQTQSVVVNLYDRLFVDPEPDSGNKDFLKLINKNSKKTTKALLEPNCFIRNTTNWQFERLGYFALDYKESQNNCYVLNRVVTLKDSWSI
- the ruvB gene encoding Holliday junction branch migration DNA helicase RuvB; amino-acid sequence: MAIKSDHLKSNATRNILEPAKYTVEEKVEKALRPKSLSEYIGQKNTCEQLNIFIKAATQRNEALDHVLLFGPPGLGKTTMAHIISHEMKANLRQTSGPILEKPGDLAAILTNMEKNDVLFIDEIHRLSSVVEEILYPALEDFQIDILIGEGPSAKSVKLDLQPFTLIGATTRAGMLTNPLRDRFGIVSRLEFYNPKELTQIIMRSAKLLNTSITNDGANEIANRSRGTPRIANRLLRRVRDYAEVKAEGNINAEIANHALTMLEVDPHGLDLMDRKLLEAIVYRFDGGPVGIDSLAASIGEEKDTIEDVIEPYLIQHGYIQRTPRGRIATSITLNHIGSTDIINNKQKNIQFDEKHQ
- the ruvA gene encoding Holliday junction branch migration protein RuvA gives rise to the protein MIERISGLLLETWSNSICVDVHGVGYEIEIPTSLLTKLPKIGEKVTLFTYLVIREDAHILFGFDNQQDRVIFKSLMKTNGIGIRTALSILSNMTVKEIISAITLQDTSILTKIPGIGQKTAERLILEMRDKIKSSHIEDNFCESGKKTDIIEAMTSLGYSSKEIMSIINLLPDQLTLPETIKYALRLLNKS
- the ruvC gene encoding crossover junction endodeoxyribonuclease RuvC, with product MRILGIDPGLRKTGFGVIDKHGTNISYITSGTILVPPVMPMSERLKVIFDNLKQVIEETKPDVASIEIIFMNTNPATTLLLGQARGAAFCSVASESIPTYEYTALQIKKAVVGTGRAAKRQMQTMVQHLLSLNGMPASDSADALACAICHAHVSSLQNKILKIENSLDGRKKVKNGRLII